The proteins below are encoded in one region of Sminthopsis crassicaudata isolate SCR6 chromosome 1, ASM4859323v1, whole genome shotgun sequence:
- the NDUFB6 gene encoding NADH dehydrogenase [ubiquinone] 1 beta subcomplex subunit 6, translated as MSGYTPDDKLRLEQLRVLRRQWLKDQELSPREPVLPPQKSWFGFWDSFQQSQSIWKRLTVKACRNGMFFFTTFLVPAWIVHYYVKYHVQTRPYGIVEKKPRIFPGDKILETGEVIPPLKADDTHEHH; from the exons ATGTCGGGGTACACTCCAGATGACAAGCTACGGCTGGAGCAGTTGCGCGTCCTGAGGAGGCAGTGGCTGAAGGACCAAGAGCTGAGCCCCCGGGAGCCCGTACTGCCCCCGCAGAAGTCCTGGTTCGGTTTCTGGGATAGTTTCCAGCAGAGCCAGTCCATCTGGAAGAGACTG ACTGTAAAGGCATGCCGAAATGGAATGTTCTTTTTTACTACTTTCCTTGTACCAGCCTGGATTGTTCACTATTATGTCAAATACCATGTACAA ACAAGGCCATATGGCATCGTTGAAAAGAAACCTAGAATATTTCCT ggtGATAAAATTCTAGAGACTGGAGAAGTGATTCCACCATTGAAAGCTGATGATACACATGAACATCATTAA
- the SMIM27 gene encoding small integral membrane protein 27 has protein sequence MGPVSRRTLNYVYSMVLLAIVFLSWGFVIYACMVTSQWLLEKNHPDVAFHFWI, from the exons ATGGGTCCCGTTAGCCGCCGCACTTTGAACTACGTTTATTCGATG GTGCTGCTGGCCATCGTTTTCCTCTCCTGGGGGTTCGTGATCTATGCGTGCATGGTGACGTCACAGTGGCTGCTGGAAAAGAACCATCCAGATGTAGCATTCCATTTCTGGATCTGA